The proteins below are encoded in one region of Citrobacter enshiensis:
- the ptsI gene encoding phosphoenolpyruvate-protein phosphotransferase PtsI, whose protein sequence is MISGILASPGIAFGKALLLKEDEIVIDRKKISADKVDQEVERFLSGRAKASSQLEAIKTKAGETFGEEKEAIFEGHIMLLEDEELEQEIIALIKDKHMTADAAAHEIIEGQATALEELDDEYLKERAADVRDIGKRLLRNILGLAIIDLSSIQDEVILVAADLTPSETAQLNLNKVLGFITDAGGRTSHTSIMARSLELPAIVGTGSVTAQVKNDDYLILDAVNNLVYVNPTNEEIEQLRAVQEQVATEKAELAKLKDLPAITLDGHQVEVCANIGTVRDVEGAERNGAEGVGLYRTEFLFMDRDALPTEEEQFAAYKAVAEACGSQAVIVRTMDIGGDKELPYMNFPKEENPFLGWRAVRIALDRKEILRDQVRAILRASAFGKLRIMFPMIISVEEVRELRKEIEIYKQELRDEGKAFDESIEIGVMVETPAAATIARHLAKEVDFFSIGTNDLTQYTLAVDRGNDMISHLYQPMSPSVLTLIKQVIDASHAEGKWTGMCGELAGDERATLLLLGMGLDEFSMSAISIPRIKKIIRNTNFEDAKVLAEQALAQPTTDELMTLVNKFIEEKTIC, encoded by the coding sequence AACGTTTTCTGAGCGGTCGTGCCAAGGCATCTTCGCAACTGGAAGCGATCAAAACGAAAGCTGGTGAAACGTTCGGTGAAGAGAAAGAAGCCATCTTTGAAGGGCATATTATGCTGCTCGAAGATGAGGAGCTGGAGCAGGAAATCATAGCCCTGATTAAAGATAAACACATGACGGCTGATGCAGCTGCGCATGAAATTATCGAAGGTCAGGCCACTGCTCTGGAAGAGCTGGATGATGAATACCTGAAAGAACGTGCGGCTGACGTACGTGACATCGGTAAACGTCTGCTACGTAATATCCTTGGTCTGGCAATTATCGATTTGAGCTCAATTCAGGACGAAGTTATCCTGGTTGCGGCTGACCTGACGCCGTCAGAAACTGCGCAGCTGAACCTGAACAAGGTGCTGGGTTTCATTACTGACGCTGGTGGTCGTACTTCGCATACCTCTATTATGGCGCGTTCTCTGGAACTGCCCGCCATCGTAGGTACCGGTAGCGTGACCGCTCAGGTAAAAAATGACGACTATCTGATTCTGGATGCCGTAAACAACCTGGTTTACGTCAACCCAACTAACGAAGAAATCGAACAGCTGCGTGCGGTTCAGGAGCAAGTTGCGACTGAGAAAGCCGAACTGGCGAAACTGAAAGATCTGCCGGCCATCACGCTTGACGGTCATCAGGTTGAGGTTTGCGCTAACATCGGTACTGTACGTGATGTTGAAGGTGCCGAGCGTAACGGCGCTGAAGGTGTTGGTCTGTACCGCACCGAATTCCTGTTCATGGACCGTGACGCTCTGCCAACCGAAGAAGAGCAGTTTGCGGCGTATAAAGCCGTTGCTGAAGCGTGTGGCTCTCAGGCTGTTATCGTACGTACCATGGACATCGGCGGCGACAAAGAGCTGCCGTACATGAACTTCCCGAAAGAAGAGAACCCGTTCCTCGGCTGGCGTGCTGTGCGTATCGCACTGGATCGTAAAGAGATCCTGCGTGACCAGGTTCGCGCCATCCTGCGTGCGTCTGCTTTCGGTAAATTGCGCATCATGTTCCCGATGATCATCTCTGTTGAAGAAGTACGCGAACTGCGCAAAGAGATCGAAATCTACAAACAGGAACTGCGTGACGAAGGGAAAGCCTTTGACGAGAGCATTGAGATTGGCGTGATGGTGGAAACACCGGCCGCCGCGACCATTGCGCGTCATTTAGCCAAAGAAGTGGACTTCTTTAGTATCGGTACCAATGATTTAACGCAGTATACCCTGGCAGTTGACCGTGGTAATGATATGATTTCACACCTTTACCAGCCAATGTCACCGTCTGTCCTGACGCTTATCAAGCAGGTTATCGATGCTTCTCATGCGGAAGGCAAATGGACTGGCATGTGTGGTGAGCTTGCAGGCGACGAACGTGCTACACTTCTGTTGCTGGGGATGGGTCTGGACGAATTCTCTATGAGCGCCATTTCTATCCCGCGCATTAAGAAGATTATCCGTAACACGAACTTCGAAGATGCGAAGGTGTTAGCAGAGCAGGCTCTTGCTCAACCGACAACGGACGAGTTAATGACGCTGGTTAACAAGTTCATTGAAGAAAAAACAATCTGCTAA